Proteins co-encoded in one Bacillus infantis NRRL B-14911 genomic window:
- a CDS encoding response regulator transcription factor encodes MKMKNILYIEDDKEIGKWTKDYLLEKGYSVDWLQSGEGAAQAAARADLVILDVMLPGLDGFTVGQRLKKDAPGIPILMLSARTAVDDKLQGLQFADDYLTKPFHPEELAARVDVLLRRYGKPEQSRLLLRHLEVSLGENRITDTRSGEEIILTGKQHQIFMYMLRHPNQILTKEQIFEAVWGEPYMDGDKTLMVHIRYLREKIEENPGSPAILETIRGIGYRVKQ; translated from the coding sequence ATCTCCTTGAAAAAGGCTACTCGGTCGACTGGCTGCAGTCAGGGGAGGGAGCAGCCCAGGCAGCTGCCAGAGCGGACCTGGTCATCCTTGATGTAATGCTGCCAGGTCTGGACGGTTTTACGGTCGGCCAGCGCCTGAAGAAGGATGCTCCGGGGATTCCTATCCTGATGCTTTCGGCCCGGACGGCTGTCGATGATAAGCTGCAGGGCCTGCAGTTTGCCGATGATTACCTGACAAAGCCATTTCATCCGGAAGAGCTGGCGGCAAGGGTCGATGTGCTGCTCCGGAGGTATGGAAAGCCGGAACAGAGCCGGCTCCTGCTTCGCCATCTCGAAGTCAGCCTTGGGGAGAATCGCATCACCGATACAAGGAGCGGCGAAGAGATCATCCTGACAGGCAAGCAGCATCAGATTTTCATGTACATGCTCCGCCATCCGAACCAGATTCTCACAAAAGAGCAGATTTTTGAGGCAGTCTGGGGGGAGCCCTATATGGACGGAGATAAAACCTTGATGGTCCACATCCGCTACCTGCGCGAAAAAATTGAAGAAAACCCAGGCTCGCCTGCCATCCTGGAAACCATCCGGGGCATCGGCTACAGGGTGAAGCAATGA